The following proteins are encoded in a genomic region of Pseudomonas sp. Os17:
- a CDS encoding carboxynorspermidine decarboxylase: MIKTPYYLIDKQKLLSNMQKIAYVREQSGAKALLALKCFATWSVFDLMQQYMDGTTSSSLYELKLGRQKFAGETHAYSVAWADDEIEEMLANCDKIIFNSISQLQRFADASAGKVRGLRVNPQVSSSDYLLADPARPFSRLGEWDPAKIEGVIEQISGFMFHNNCENGDFGLFDQMLSTIEERFGHLLHKVEWVSLGGGIHFTGEDYALDAFCARLKAFSEQYGVQVYLEPGEAAITQSASLEVTVLDTLYNGKHLAVVDSSIEAHMLDLLIYRLNAKLAPSSGEHSYMICGKSCLAGDIFGEYQFERPLTIGDRLSFVDAAGYTMVKKNWFNGLKMPSIVVKQLDGSIDVVREFGFEDYLSSLS; encoded by the coding sequence CCGTACTACCTCATCGACAAGCAGAAGCTTTTGAGCAACATGCAGAAGATCGCCTATGTGCGCGAGCAGTCCGGCGCCAAGGCCCTGCTGGCCCTCAAGTGCTTCGCCACCTGGTCGGTGTTCGACCTGATGCAGCAGTACATGGACGGCACCACCTCCTCGTCGCTGTACGAGCTCAAGCTCGGCCGGCAGAAGTTCGCCGGCGAAACCCACGCCTACAGCGTGGCCTGGGCCGACGACGAGATCGAAGAGATGCTCGCCAACTGCGACAAGATCATCTTCAACTCCATCAGCCAGCTGCAGCGCTTTGCCGACGCCAGCGCGGGCAAGGTCCGCGGTCTGCGGGTCAACCCCCAGGTAAGCAGCTCGGACTACCTGCTGGCCGACCCGGCCCGGCCTTTCAGCCGCCTGGGCGAATGGGACCCGGCGAAGATCGAAGGCGTGATCGAGCAGATCTCCGGCTTCATGTTCCATAACAACTGCGAGAACGGCGACTTCGGGCTGTTCGACCAGATGCTGAGCACCATCGAGGAGCGCTTCGGCCACCTGCTGCACAAGGTCGAGTGGGTCAGCCTCGGCGGCGGCATCCACTTCACCGGCGAGGACTACGCCCTGGACGCCTTCTGCGCACGGCTCAAGGCCTTCTCCGAGCAGTACGGCGTGCAGGTCTACCTGGAGCCGGGCGAAGCGGCGATCACCCAGAGCGCATCCCTGGAAGTGACCGTGCTCGACACCCTGTACAACGGCAAGCACCTGGCCGTGGTGGACAGCTCCATCGAAGCCCACATGCTCGACCTGCTGATCTATCGCCTGAACGCCAAGCTGGCCCCCAGCAGCGGCGAACACAGCTACATGATTTGTGGCAAGTCTTGCCTGGCCGGAGACATCTTTGGCGAGTATCAATTCGAACGTCCGCTGACCATCGGCGATCGCCTGTCGTTCGTCGACGCGGCGGGCTACACCATGGTCAAGAAAAACTGGTTCAACGGCCTGAAAATGCCATCCATCGTTGTGAAACAACTCGATGGCAGCATCGACGTGGTTCGCGAGTTTGGTTTCGAAGACTACCTGTCCAGCCTTTCCTGA